From a region of the Megalops cyprinoides isolate fMegCyp1 chromosome 13, fMegCyp1.pri, whole genome shotgun sequence genome:
- the ces3 gene encoding carboxylesterase 3: MELVRSVLLSTCMLTACFRTAQAEGPVVSVRSGSLLGDHVRVKGTDQVVERYLGVPYARPPVGNLRLAAPQPALPWEGVRDARTQPKMCIQNPDFLTHTSELLAINYTIPDLSEDCLYLNIYAPSKPSGGEKAAVMVWIHGGGLVMGGAAQYDGSSLAAYQGVVVVIIQYRLGILGFLSTGDEHAKGNWGFLDQIAALQWVQENIESFGGDPKSVTIFGESAGGISVSMLVLSPLTAGLFHKMIPQSGVATLSSYSTSNPLPQMKILANLTDCDRSTTEELVQCMRQRTEEDLINATVRMKIFPGAVVDGVFLKRPVEDIFKSKDFLKVPVLLGMTNHEFGWILPRSFVPAGWEKGMDKQTVMSVMEMYFPTLAPGTNELIAEEYLRDAQTPQAIRDAFTEMMGDLFMALPIMRAAGYHRDADVPVYLYEYQHRPLVHQNKPDFVKADHADEVGFVFGACFWDGHIKVTGPISKEEDELCKTMMAYWANFARTGSPNGAGLVKWPLYGETEEYLKLNLQQTVGQKLKQDRVHFMTVTLPEKLAAHQTP; the protein is encoded by the exons ATGGAGCTGGTAAGAAGTGTCCTGCTCAGCACCTGTATGTTGACAGCCTGCTTCAGGACAGCACAAGCAG AGGGTCCTGTGGTGTCAGTGCGGAGCGGCAGTCTGCTGGGAGATCATGTCCGGGTGAAAGGCACAGACCAGGTTGTGGAGAGGTACCTAGGTGTTCCATACGCCCGCCCCCCTGTGGGCAACCTACGGCTAGCTGCCCCCCAGCCCGCCCTGCCATGGGAGGGCGTGCGAGACGCCAGGACCCAGCCCAAAAT GTGTATTCAGAACCCTGATTTTCTTACCCACACATCGGAACTTCTGGCCATTAATTACACAATACCAGATCTCTCGGAGGACTGTCTGTATCTCAACATATATGCTCCATCAAAGCCCTCAGGTGGAGAAAAAGCAGCG GTGATGGTGTGGATTCATGGGGGTGGTCTGGTAATGGGCGGGGCAGCCCAGTATGATGGATCATCTCTGGCAGCCTATCAGGGTGTGGTCGTTGTCATCATTCAATATCGCTTGGGAATTCTCGGATTCTTAAG CACTGGAGATGAACACGCCAAGGGGAACTGGGGCTTCCTGGACCAGATCGCTGCCCTCCAGTGGGTGCAGGAGAACATTGAGAGTTTTGGAGGGGATCCCAAGTCAGTCACCATCTTTGGTGAATCGGCCGGGGGGATCAGCGTCTCCATGCTC GTTCTGTCTCCACTGACAGCTGGGCTGTTTCATAAGATGATCCCTCAGAGTGGAGTGGCCACACTGAGCTCCTACTCCACCAGCAACCCCCTGCCACAGATGAAG ATACTCGCAAACCTGACCGACTGTGATCGAAGCACCACAGAGGAGCTAGTTCAGTGCATGAGGCAGAGGACGGAGGAGGATTTAATCAATGCCACAGTGAGG ATGAAGATCTTTCCTGGAGCAGTTGTGGATGGAGTGTTTCTGAAAAGGCCAGTCgaagatatttttaaaagcaaggaTTTCCTCAAGGTCCCAGTGCTTCTAGGAATGACTAACCATGAGTTTGGCTGGATTCTCCCTCGG AGTTTTGTTCCTGCTGGGTGGGAAAAAGGCATGGACAAGCAGACAGTGATGTCCGTGATGGAGATGTATTTCCCTACTTTG GCACCAGGTACGAACGAACTGATTGCGGAAGAATACCTCCGCGATGCACAGACCCCACAAGCTATCCGAGACGCATTCACAGAAATGATGGGGGATCTGTTCATGGCTCTTCCCATCATGCGTGCAGCTGGATACCATAGAG ATGCAGACGTGCCAGTCTACCTGTATGAGTACCAGCACAGGCCACTGGTGCATCAAAACAAGCCTGACTTTGTCAAGGCTGACCATGCTGATGAAGTAGGCTTTGTGTTCGGGGCATGTTTCTGGGATGGCCACATTAAGGTTACAG GTCCCATCAGCAAAGAGGAGGATGAGCTGTGCAAAACAATGATGGCATACTGGGCGAACTTCGCTCGGACTGG CTCACCCAATGGAGCAGGGTTGGTGAAGTGGCCACTCTACGGGGAGACTGAGGAGTACCTAAAACTGAACCTGCAACAGACAGTGGGCCAAAAGCTGAAGCAGGACAGGGTGCACTTCATGACCGTCACCCTTCCCGAGAAGCTTGCTGCTCACCAGACCCCCTGA